From the Mycobacterium sp. DL592 genome, the window GCAGCGTCGTCGACAACCCGCTGGTCGATGCCTTCGTAGCGGCCGCATGCGAACACCAGATGCTGTTCGCCCGTCCAGCGTTGGGCCACCCCCTGGTTGAACGGCCGGCCTGCGGGTGCGGGAACCACCAGAAGCGTTGCATCGGTGCATATCTCGTCAAGGGCCTCGCCCCACACCGGCGCCTTCATGACCATGCCCGGCCCGCCACCGTAGGGCGAGTCGTCGACAGAGTGGTGCACGTCGTGGGTCCACCGCCGCAGATCGTGCACACCGAATTCAACGATGCCGGACTCGATTGCCTTGCCAGGCAACGACTCCCGCACCGGGTCGAGATAGCCCGGAAAGATGGTGACGACGTCGATGCGCATCTCAGCCTGCGACATCGTCTAGGTTCAACAGGCCTTCAGGAGGATCGATCTCGACGATTCCGTCGGCCAGGGACACCGCGGTGACGATGGCGCTCACGAACGGGACCAGGATTTCGGCGCCGTCCTGGGCGCGCACCGACAGCAGTTCGCCGGCACCGGTGTGCAGCACCTCGGCAACCGTGCCGACCTCCGCCCCGGCAACGGTCCGCACCACCAAACCCTCGAGTTGGTGGTCGTAGAACTCGTCGGGATCGGCGATCGGCGGCAACTCGCCGGAGTCGACGACGAAAAGATGCCCACGTAGCGCGTCGGCCGCGGTGCGGTCAGACACCCCGGGCAACCGGACAAGTAGCCGCCCACCGTGCGGCCGGGATGTTTCGATGACCACGTCGCGTCCGCCTTCACCGCGAGAAGGCCTCAGCCGCAAGCGATTACCGGGCGTGAAACGCTCCTCGGGCTCATCGGTGCGTACATCGACGACGAGTTCACCGGTGATGCCGTGGGCTTTCACCACGCGCCCGACGACCAGCTCCATGCCGGCTCCTCCCCGGGTCGCTTCGCTCCAGCCCGCCAGACCTACTGGTCGGTGTCCACCACGTCCACGCGGATACCGCGGCCGCCGATGCCGGCGACCAGGGTGCGCAGTGCGGTGGCGGTGCGACCGCCGCGGCCGATCACCTTGCCGAGGTCCTCGGGGTGGACGTGAACCTCCACCGTCCGGCCTCGACGGCTGGTGACCATGTCGACACGGACGTCGTCAGGATTGTCGACGATCCCGCGGACCAGATGCTCCACGGCGTCGACGACGACCGAGCTCATTCTGCGGCGGCCTCAGCGGTCTCGGCGGCCTCGGCGGCGGGCTCAGCGGCCTCGACAACCTCGGCGGCGGGCTCAGCGGCGGCCTCAACCTCGTCGGCCTTCTTGGCCGGAGCCTTCTTCTTCTTGGGCTGGGTGGCCTCGCCGGACGGCGCACCGTCGGCAGCTGCGAGCGCGGCGTTGAACAGATCCAGCTTGCTCGGCTTGGGCTCCTTGACCTTCAGGGTGCCCTCGGCACCGGGCAGGCCCTTGAACTTCTGCCAGTCACCGGTGATCTTCAGCAGCTGCAGGACGGGCTCGGTGGGCTGAGCACCCACGGACAGCCAGTACTGGGCGCGCTCGGAGTCGATCTCGATGAGGCTCGGGTCTTCCTTGGGGTGGTACCGGCCGATGACCTCGATGGACCGCCCGTCACGACGGGTGCGTGCATCGGCAACAGCGATGCGGTACTGGGGATTGCGGATCTTGCCAAGCCGGGTGAGCTTGATCTTGACAGCCATGAACTACTTCTCCTGATGCATTGCCACGCTGCAATTCAGCGATGCGGGCGGGATGCCCGATCCGGTTTTGCCTCACGTGTGTGACCGCAGGACGGCGCATCCGAAGAAGCCGCGCGCGGACAGCCGCCCATTGTGCCAGATCGTCTGGATCAGGTGTTAATCGCCGGCACCGGTGCTGATCGGCCAAAACAGCCGTCTTGCGTTGTCGTGGAGCACGTTGCGGCACCACTGGTCGCCCAGGCCGAGAGCGGTGATCGACGCGAGCGCGTGGTGGTACGAGTACGGGATGTTGGGGAAGTCGCTGCCGAACAGCACCTTCTCCCCCAGCGCGACCAGCGTCGGCCGCGCATCGGGCGGGAACGGGTCGGTCTGCTCGGTGAACTCGGTGAACACCATCGTGGTGTCGAGGTAGACGCCGGGATAGCGAAGTGCGAGCTCCATGAAGTCCCGGTATTCGGGCAGTCCCATGTGAGCGACGATCAATCGGAGACCGGGGTGCCGGCGCAGCACCTCGGCGACGGGGGCGGGGCCGGTGTACCGCCCCGGTTGGGGACCGGACCCGGCGTGGATCACCGTGGGGATCTGCGTCTCCTCCAGCAGCGCCCACACGGGTTCGAGCAGCGGGTCTGTGGGGGCGTAGTCACCGACCTGGATGTGGGCCTTGAAGACCCGTGCCCCCGCGTCGATCACCCGGCGCACGTAGGCGGGCGCGGACAGCTCCGGGTAGAACGTCGCGGTGTGCAGGCATTCCGGCACCTGCGCAGCGAACTGGGTGGCCCACGAGTTGAGCCACTCGGCCATGTCCGGCTTGTGCGGGTACACCAGTGACGTGAAGGCGCTGACACCGAACTGCCGGAGTCGCTGGACCCGGTCGGCTTCGTCGAGCCGATATTCGATGGGCCAGGGCCGGCCGACCCCCGGCCCGATCCCGTCGAAGTAGGCCCACACCTTGTCCATCACCCGCTTGGGCATGAAGTGGGTGTGCACGTCCACGATGGCGTCGAGGCCCAGCCTGTCCAGTAACCCCCGGACGGCGGCGACCTCGGCTTCGGCGGTGGCGCTCAGAAGAACTTCTGGATGCACTTGGTCTCGACACGACGGGTCATCCGCCACCCGTCCGCGGTGCGGTGGAACTCGTCGTCGTACCACAGCCCGCAGAACATGATCTGGCCGTCGTCGCCGAGTTTCATCGGGTTGAAGCAGATCGACCGCGAGGTCGCGGTGTCGCCGTCGACGCGGACGTCGACGTTGCCGAGCATGTGGTAGTAAGCCGGGAAGTTCGGCATCACCTCGGCGAGCCAGGCTTTGACTTCGCCGAAGGGACCGGCGATACCGCCCATTGCCGTGTAGTCGATGTGCGCGTCCGGGGTGAAGACCCGGTCGAGGTCGTCGAAGCGACGATTGTCGATCGCGGTGGAGTAGTCGATCAGCAACTGCTGGATCTCCAGCCGGTCCGAGATTTCCGCCAGGCTCAGCATCCGTCCGATTCAACACTGCGTGTGGCGTTGCGCCCAGACCGGGTTAGGCTCGGACCCCATGGGTAGGCTCCTGGCCGCTCTCGCGGCATCTTTCACCCTGATCATCAGCACCGCTATCGGTGGCCCAGCGCCGGCCCTGGCGGACCCGAGCGTCCAGCCGGCCGGGTCGGTCCCGATCCCTGACGGCCCTGCGCCGGCATGGATCGTCGCCGACCTGGACACCGGGCAGGTTCTGGCGGGCCGCGATATGTACGCCCCGCATCCCCCAGCCAGCACCATCAAGACGCTGTTGGCACTCACCGCACTCGACGAGGTCGACCTGAACGCCACCGTAGTGGCCTCCGAGGCAGCGACCCGGGTGGAATGCAACTGCGCCGGGGTCAAACCCGGCCGCAGCTACACCGCGCGCCAACTGCTCGACGCCGTGCTGCTGGTGTCGGGGAACGACGCAGCGAACACCCTGGCCGACATGATCGGCGGCTACCAGGTCGCCGTGGACAAGATGAACGCCAAGGCCGCCGCGATCGGAGCGACCAACACCCACGCCACGTCGCCCTCCGGGCTCGACGGGCCGGGCGGACCGGGCTGGACCACCCCACATGATCTGGCCGCGATCTTCCGCGCCGCGCTGGCCAATCCGGTGTTCGCCGAGATCACCGCACAGCCGGTCGCCATGTTCCCCACCGACACCGGCGACAAGCCACTGGTCAACCAGGACGAACTGCTTGTGCGCTACCCCGGCGCTATCGGCGGCAAGACCGGCTTCACCGACGCCGCCCGCAAGACGTTCGTCGGCGCCGCCGACCGCGACGGCCGCCGGCTGGTCATCGCGATGATGTACGGCCTGATCCACGAGGGCGGACCGACCTATTGGGACCAGGCGGCCATGCTGCTGGACTGGGGCTTCGCCCAGAGCCGATCCGAAAGCGTCGCGGCGCTGTAGCTAGCGGTGTCCGCCGCTGCCGGGTCCTTCGCCGCCACCGTTGAAGCCGGGCGTGGCGACGTCACCCTCGGTGAGCTGGAACGGCGGGGCAGCGAGGTCGTTCGGGGTGGCGACGATGGACGAATTACCTTCGGTCGGAGCCGGACCGGTTGCGGTGGGCTGCGGTTGCACAATCTGCGATTGGTCCTCGTCATCCTCTGACACGACCACGGGGGCCGCAGTGCTGCCGGGGTTACCCGGCACCCAGGCGAGGAGGTCGCGAGTGCCGTCGTTGAAGACGACGCTGTTCGGGATGTCACCGACGACATCGAAGTAGAGCTTGCCGGTGTTCGAAGCACCCCAGATCGACGGGTAGAAATCGCCCGACTCGGCACGGGCGCCGAACCGCTCTACGAACGGCGGGAAATTGCCCCCGAACCCATCGACGACCAGTTTGGCCGAGTACAACTTGCCGTTGTGCGGCACCGGATCTGAACTGGGCTTCAGCTTGCCCACGGCGTAACCGATGTAGGGAAGGCCATTGGGCCCGTTCAGGGTCTCCTGCTCGCCGTACACCCTGATGCTGTCGGTCGCCGACGCCGTCGCGGCGTTAACAGCACCCACGCCGAACGTGACGGCAGTGGTGGCAACGACTGCGGCCAGTTTCGCGATCTTCACGGTCACTCCTAGCTGATCAAGGCCGACTTTTCCCGGCGGTTTCTCGGGAAACATTACTGCGTCCGACCCGATAACACTCGGCCAAACCGCAGTTATCCTCGCCGCGATCAATTGGAGACCTCGCCGAACCCGCAACGCGTCCTTGCGCCGATAGCCTCGGCGCACATGCGTGTGTTCGCTGGGCGGGTGCGCCGTGCTTTGCTGGCGGTGGCTGCGACGTCGATGGCCCTCCTGTCAGCCGCGCCGGGCGCGGCCGAACCGATGCCCGGGGCCGCCTTCGTCGCCGCCCCGGACGGCCCCGCCCGCGCGACGCTGGTCGCCGACCTGGACAGCGGACGCATCCTCGGTGGGCGCGATCCGTACGGCGCGTACGCGCCTGCCAGCACTATCAAGCCGCTGCTGGCGATGGTGGTCATGGATCTGGTCAACCCAGCGGCCGCGATGCGCGCGACGACCGCGAACACCGACGTCGAGTGCACCTGTGTCGGCCTGGTGCCCGGGGCGGTCTACACCGCCCGGCAACTGCTCGACGCCTTGCTGATGGTGTCGGGCAATGATGCCGCGAACGCGCTGGCCGACATGGTGGGTGGATACCAGGTCGCGATCCAACGGATGAACATCAAGGCCTATCAACTCGGTGCCCGCAGCACGAAGGCGGGCTCCCCATCTGGGCTCGACGGGCCCGGTTGGGAAACGGTCACCACCCCGCATGACCTGGGCGTCATCTACCGGGCAGCATTGAACTATCCGCTGTTCGCCGAGATCATCCATCAGAGCACCGCCCTGTTCCCGGACGGCAAGGGCGGGGCCAAACAGATCGCCAGCCATGACCGCCTCCTGGCGAGCTATCCCGGCTTCATCGGGGGTAAGACCGGCTTCACCAACCTGGCCAAGGAAACTTACGTCGCGGTGGCACAGCGCGGCGGCAGGCGGCTGATCGCGGTGATGATGTACAGCGACGACGCGCTGTGGGATCAGGGCCGAACGCTGTTGGACTGGGGTTTCGCACAGCAGTAGCAGGTCACGATTCTTGTCAGTGCGCGCCGATAGCATTCGAACATGCGTTCGATCGCTGCGATGCTTGACGACCTTGACACCGTGGTCGCCGAAATCGCTGCTGCCGACCTCGGCACGGTTGAGGCGGTTGAGCGCTACGGCGTACTCGACCGGCTCGAAACCGCCCGGCGACGCCAGATCGCGATCAGCCACGATCACCTAGCCCGCCTCGAACACATTCCCGGCTGCCCACCGCCACCGATCAGCCTGGCCGACATGCTGCGGATCAGCCGCACCGAGGCCCGACGCCGGATCAAGGATGCCGAGCAGCTCGAGCCGCGCACCACGCTGACCGGTGAGCCACTGCCGCCACTGCTGCCCACGACCTCAACGGCCTGGCACGACGGGCTGCTCGACGCCGAGCATCTCCGCGTGATCCAGAAGTTCTTGCGCGAGCTACCCGACCACGTCGGGCCCGCCGAGATCGAGAAAGCCGAACGATCACTGGCTGAGCACGCCGCCAACCTGCGCCCCGACCAACTGCAGAAGGTGGCCGACCGGCTGGCACTGACGCTGAACCCCGACGGCACCTTCAGCGACGACGACCGCGCCCGCAAACGCGGATTCACCTGGCGCGGCGGCCAACGCCCCGACGGCATGAGCGTGGGCAAGCTGATCGCCAACCCCGAACTGCGCGCCATGCTCGACGCCTGGTTCGCCAAATTCGCTGCCCCCGGCATGTGCAACCCCGCCGACCA encodes:
- the trmD gene encoding tRNA (guanosine(37)-N1)-methyltransferase TrmD gives rise to the protein MRIDVVTIFPGYLDPVRESLPGKAIESGIVEFGVHDLRRWTHDVHHSVDDSPYGGGPGMVMKAPVWGEALDEICTDATLLVVPAPAGRPFNQGVAQRWTGEQHLVFACGRYEGIDQRVVDDAARRMRVEEVSIGDYVLAGGEVATLVMIEAVVRLLPNVMGNPASHQDDSHSPENAGLLEGPSYTRPPQWRGLPVPEVLLSGDHGKIRAWRHEQALQRTRERRPDLLGG
- the rimM gene encoding ribosome maturation factor RimM (Essential for efficient processing of 16S rRNA); translation: MELVVGRVVKAHGITGELVVDVRTDEPEERFTPGNRLRLRPSRGEGGRDVVIETSRPHGGRLLVRLPGVSDRTAADALRGHLFVVDSGELPPIADPDEFYDHQLEGLVVRTVAGAEVGTVAEVLHTGAGELLSVRAQDGAEILVPFVSAIVTAVSLADGIVEIDPPEGLLNLDDVAG
- a CDS encoding RNA-binding protein — encoded protein: MSSVVVDAVEHLVRGIVDNPDDVRVDMVTSRRGRTVEVHVHPEDLGKVIGRGGRTATALRTLVAGIGGRGIRVDVVDTDQ
- the rpsP gene encoding 30S ribosomal protein S16, whose translation is MAVKIKLTRLGKIRNPQYRIAVADARTRRDGRSIEVIGRYHPKEDPSLIEIDSERAQYWLSVGAQPTEPVLQLLKITGDWQKFKGLPGAEGTLKVKEPKPSKLDLFNAALAAADGAPSGEATQPKKKKAPAKKADEVEAAAEPAAEVVEAAEPAAEAAETAEAAAE
- a CDS encoding amidohydrolase family protein — translated: MPKRVMDKVWAYFDGIGPGVGRPWPIEYRLDEADRVQRLRQFGVSAFTSLVYPHKPDMAEWLNSWATQFAAQVPECLHTATFYPELSAPAYVRRVIDAGARVFKAHIQVGDYAPTDPLLEPVWALLEETQIPTVIHAGSGPQPGRYTGPAPVAEVLRRHPGLRLIVAHMGLPEYRDFMELALRYPGVYLDTTMVFTEFTEQTDPFPPDARPTLVALGEKVLFGSDFPNIPYSYHHALASITALGLGDQWCRNVLHDNARRLFWPISTGAGD
- a CDS encoding nuclear transport factor 2 family protein produces the protein MLSLAEISDRLEIQQLLIDYSTAIDNRRFDDLDRVFTPDAHIDYTAMGGIAGPFGEVKAWLAEVMPNFPAYYHMLGNVDVRVDGDTATSRSICFNPMKLGDDGQIMFCGLWYDDEFHRTADGWRMTRRVETKCIQKFF
- a CDS encoding D-alanyl-D-alanine carboxypeptidase family protein, which encodes MGRLLAALAASFTLIISTAIGGPAPALADPSVQPAGSVPIPDGPAPAWIVADLDTGQVLAGRDMYAPHPPASTIKTLLALTALDEVDLNATVVASEAATRVECNCAGVKPGRSYTARQLLDAVLLVSGNDAANTLADMIGGYQVAVDKMNAKAAAIGATNTHATSPSGLDGPGGPGWTTPHDLAAIFRAALANPVFAEITAQPVAMFPTDTGDKPLVNQDELLVRYPGAIGGKTGFTDAARKTFVGAADRDGRRLVIAMMYGLIHEGGPTYWDQAAMLLDWGFAQSRSESVAAL
- a CDS encoding DUF1942 domain-containing protein codes for the protein MKIAKLAAVVATTAVTFGVGAVNAATASATDSIRVYGEQETLNGPNGLPYIGYAVGKLKPSSDPVPHNGKLYSAKLVVDGFGGNFPPFVERFGARAESGDFYPSIWGASNTGKLYFDVVGDIPNSVVFNDGTRDLLAWVPGNPGSTAAPVVVSEDDEDQSQIVQPQPTATGPAPTEGNSSIVATPNDLAAPPFQLTEGDVATPGFNGGGEGPGSGGHR
- a CDS encoding D-alanyl-D-alanine carboxypeptidase family protein, with protein sequence MRVFAGRVRRALLAVAATSMALLSAAPGAAEPMPGAAFVAAPDGPARATLVADLDSGRILGGRDPYGAYAPASTIKPLLAMVVMDLVNPAAAMRATTANTDVECTCVGLVPGAVYTARQLLDALLMVSGNDAANALADMVGGYQVAIQRMNIKAYQLGARSTKAGSPSGLDGPGWETVTTPHDLGVIYRAALNYPLFAEIIHQSTALFPDGKGGAKQIASHDRLLASYPGFIGGKTGFTNLAKETYVAVAQRGGRRLIAVMMYSDDALWDQGRTLLDWGFAQQ
- a CDS encoding HNH endonuclease signature motif containing protein; translation: MRSIAAMLDDLDTVVAEIAAADLGTVEAVERYGVLDRLETARRRQIAISHDHLARLEHIPGCPPPPISLADMLRISRTEARRRIKDAEQLEPRTTLTGEPLPPLLPTTSTAWHDGLLDAEHLRVIQKFLRELPDHVGPAEIEKAERSLAEHAANLRPDQLQKVADRLALTLNPDGTFSDDDRARKRGFTWRGGQRPDGMSVGKLIANPELRAMLDAWFAKFAAPGMCNPADQTPTVTTEPSAQVAERDARSHPQRQHDALSALVRGQLGDPKLGQHNGLPVTVIVSATLHDIQAQTGQAVTASGTLVPMSDVIRMSIHAYHYLALFDKATGQALWLGRSKRIATGDQRIVLHSRDRGCTRPGCDAPGYRTEVHHIDEWAAGGLTNIDKLTQACPPDHKLLDEGWTVRKRADGTTEWIPPPQLPFNGAGINTYHHPERLLNDHHEGDGAA